The Magnetovibrio sp. PR-2 nucleotide sequence AAAGGCGGAACAAAAATCCCGCTTGCGTGCGCTTCGTCTTGCCCGCGAAGCGGAAGCCTGAACAAAATACTTCTTTGGGGATAGCTTTGCTGCGTTCTGCATGGCTTCACCAATATGGAGATACGGCCTAATGTCGGACGACATCGATCCACAAGAGCAGGCCAAGTTTCTCGCTTTGCTAAGGCGCAGCGAAACGGATGCGATTGTCCAAAAATTGGACGACAACACCATTATCCGGGACTGGAAGCGCCAACTTGCTGAAAATGAAGTCGAACGGCGCAAGGGGCGTGGGGGCTCTCAACCGAAAGGTGGAGGGGCGCATTCCCCACAGACACATGCGGCGGCTCAGCTTAAGGGTTGGATCATTACCGGCGTGCTAATCGTTTGCGCCGTTCTCATCGCATATGTCTATATTGCGGATCAAATGAGCAATTAAAAGGTGTGCGTTGCGCATAAAAAAAAGAGCCAGGCGGCTCTTTTTTTATGCGCGCTTTTTGTGCGCTTAGTTGTTTTTTGCACCCTGAACGATCCAGCTGCGCAGCTTTTTGCGTTCGGCTTTGTTGGGCTCGCCCTGTTCATTGTGCGGCATCTTCAACCCGCCTGCGGCGCGGCCTTCGATCAAAACCATTATGTTCGACGTGACCGGATCGCCGGGCACGATGATGGGGCCGTGTTTGGTGCCTTTCATGAGGCTTTCGTAGGTCGTCATGTTCAGGCCACTGGCTTCATAGCCGCTGCCGCCAGCGATGTGACAGTCAAGGCAGAGCTCTTGGATCACTTGCGACGGGCGCCCGGCGTAGTCCGCCTTGGTCGCGCCGCCGACAATCCATTTGCGCAGGATGCGGCGGTCTTCTTTGGTCATGTCGCGCTTGTCGTTGTGCGGCATGGAGATGGAGGCATCCGTGCGCCCTTCCAAAACGGCCATCAAGTTCGACGTCAGCGGATCGCCCGGGACGATGATTTTGCCGTGCTTGGTGCCCGCCATCACGCCTTCGTAGCTGTCTAAGCGCAGGCCGCTCGCTAGGGTGCCGACGCCATTTGCATTGTGACATTCGACGCAATAGGTGTCGAAAATCGGCTGCACGTCAGCTTTGTAGCTGGTATCGGCGGCCACAGCGGTGTGAGCCGAAAGCGTTGCAACAAGGGCGGCAGAGAGTTTCAAAAGGCGGTTCGTCAAGGTTTTCAAGGGCTTCATCCGGGTCCTGTTAGACTTTAGAACGTTATTTATATGACTTTGCGCTAATCTATTAGTCCGAACAGCGCATAAGATCAATGTTTTTCCCTCTTTTTGATAGGGGCATTGACGTGATTTTGGGGTTCGGACGGGGTTGATATTTGCCCCGAGGCTGTCAAACTTTGCGTCATGCCGTTGCGAGACCACTATGACGCCCATGTGCTGCCGCATCTCATCGACGTTGCCATGCGTGCGCCGATGGCGTCGCGTGAGCGTGAGCAGTTGATACCCCAGGCCTCGGGCTCCGTGTTGGAGATTGGCGCAGGCTCTGGTTTAAACATGCCCCATTATTCCGCTGAGGTGACGCACCTGTTGGCGTTGGAACCGAACCACAAACTGCGCGCCAAGGCGGCGCGCAAAGCTGGGGCTACCTCCTTTCCCGTTGAGTTCATTTCCCTAAAAGGCGAAGACTTAAGCCTGGAGGCGGCGTCGGTGGACACCATCGTCACCACGTGGACGCTGTGCTCCATCGCTGACGTTGAAAAGGCGCTGGCCGGCATGTTCCGGGTTTTGAAACCGGGTGGACAGTTGTTGTTTGTCGAGCATGGCCGCGCGCCGACAGAGAGGCTGGCCCGCTGGCAAGACCGCCTCACCCCGGCGTGGTCGTGTTTTGCCGGAGGGTGCCGCCTCAACCGCCGCCCGGATCAACTGATCGCTGAGGCTGGCTTTGAGATTGAGCAGATGGAACAAGGCTTCTTGGACGGCCCGAAGCTGTTGACGTATCATTACAAAGGGCTAGCGCGGCGTGCTTAGCCACAAAAAGGGGGAACATCATGAGACTTCATCCATTCAAATCGTGGTATGCACCCGTTTTAGCGGCGTTGCTGATTTTACCGGTTTGTGCCCAAACCGAAGCTGGCGAAGACATCAAAGTTGGCGGGACAAAGGCTTGGTTGGAAAAGCCGGACAATCCCGTGGCCGGTTTGGTTATCGTTCCGGGTGGTGGCGGATTGTCAAAGAACGACCCTTTGCAACGTCTCAGAAAAGACATTGCAAACCAGGGGGTTGCTGTGTTGTCAGTCGACAGCAAAACTAAGCTTCGGGCAGCCACGAAATTGATGTCGCAAATCGCCAAGCCCGTTAACGTCGCCGCTGTCAGCCGGGGCATGATGGGGGTCACAAAAACCTTATCCAAGCAAAGCTTAAAACTGAAAGGGCTGGTCTTGGTTGCAGGGGATTTGAACTTCATGCGTCAAAAGCTCAAAGATCCGGGCAAGTTGCCGCGCACCCTTGTTATTCATCATCGCCAAGATGGTTGTCAAAAAACACCACCTTCGGCCGTTGAGGGTTTTAAAAAGTGGGCCGGTGCGAAGGTGAAAGTTGTGTGGATGGACGGCGGGCAGAATCGCGGCAACCCTTGTGGACCAGATGCGTATCACGGCTTGGCAGGGTTGGAGGACAAAACCGTGCGTGCCATCGCTGAGTTTCTCAAACCGTAAGAGCGGGCTGTTGCCCCTAACGCGATGTGTCCTGGAATGCTGCTGCAGCTTTTGCGTCTACAGCGTTTTGCCGGCTGGCGAAGCCAAAACAGACCCCGCCCACAATCGGCAAGCTGATGCACAATAATAACACGGTGTCATAACCAGCGACCGTCCAAATGTGCGCGGCCAGCGACGGCGCCAAGGCGTAGGCCATCAGATACGGAACGGCCAATAGGCCTGAAATGGTCCCAAAACCGGAACGGCCCATGATTTCGGCCACCACCAGCGGCTTGGTGATGGAGGTGACGCCATACCCTGAACCTTGGAACAGGGCAAAGGCCAAAAGGCCCACCAAAAGGAATCCTGCGAAATACAGTGAAGAAGACGCCAAGGCCAAAAGTACGAAGGTCATTCCCGAAATAAAGAACACGGACACACGGTGATCAAAAACCATCATCGCCACCCGACCGAAGACCTGCATGGGTCCGATGAGGGACGCAATCACAACCGCCAAGGTGGCCGACGCGCCCCTGTCTTCCAAAATCGGCAACATGTGGGACACCAGCATGGTGTGGTTGAGGCCAATGGCCGTGTAGGTGACGGCCAACAGCCAAAACGCCGGTTGACGCAAAATGTGCGACGGTCCGCGCGCGACTTGCCCCTTGTTGTGAGAAACCGTGCGCCGAAAACCATGCGCGGCCCCGGTCCCCAACCACAATAACGGAGCGGCGACAAAAATAACGATCAGTCCAAAGGCGTGGGTGGCTGTTTGCCAACTGAACGCAGCCGCAAGAAAATTCGCGATGGGAAAGCATAATGTGCTGGCGAAGCCCGCAGCCAAAGTCACCAGCGTAATGGCTTGTTTTGCCCCCCGGGGGCGAGAGTGCGTCAGGTATGCAAAACACGGCTCATAAAGACATCCCGACATGCACAGCCCAATGAGGATCCAGATGGCAAAGAAGACTTCATAGCTTTGTGTAAAGCCGAGCATGAAAACGGCGCTACCGCCAACAACGGCGCACGTCGTTAAGACATAACGCCCCCAGCCACGATCGATTAAACGGCCCATCACGGGTGCGCAAAGGGCAGAGACCACCAGCGCTGCGGTCATCGCCGCACCCAGTTCCGCACGGCTCCACCCTTGGGCGGTTTCCCAATGCAGCAACAGGGCTGGGAAGATATAAAACAGCCCGGCCCAAACCAATGTCTCCCCAAACGCTAAGGACCAAACGGCGCGGTCCGCTTTGAAGACCATGGTTTTCACAGATTTAAGCATTTATGGACCTAAGCGAGCCGGACACGCAAACGTGTGTGACACAGTTTATTTCTTTTTTCTCAGCGGCCAGCGGCTTTTTGCGTGCGGCTTAAGCGGGTAGGTTTTGACCACAGTGAACGGTTCGTCTTTTGATTTTTGACGCACCAGCGCGATCAGGTTGAAGGTCCAGGATTTGTCGGTCAAGACCTTGGCGATTTCCGGCTCTATGGCGTCGAACACAGTTTTGCGCTCTTTGTCTTTCAAGCGTTCGCTCAAGGTCATGTGAAAGCGAAATTCATCCATCACATAGGGATAGCCCCATTTATCAAGCATCTTTTTTTGCGACTTGGTGAGATCCGCTTTGAGGCGTTTTTGCGTTTCTTCTGCGCTGGGCGGTGCGCGGAAGTTGTCGAACGATTTGACGCACGTCTTGGCGAACGCGTCCAAATCTTCACACGCCTTTTTCGGGCGCAAGGCGATAAACCCGTCGAGTTCCGCCAGCTCCAACGCCGGGACCTTAAACGGCTTTTGCCCGGCTGCGAACGCTTCCAAGGCTTCGTCCAACATGGCCCGGTCCGTCGTCTTGGACAGATAAAACGGCGGTTTTAAGGTCCCATGGAACCCATAATGGCGCGCAGATGCGGTGATCTCGCGTAAACGCTCCGGTTTGATGCCGTCCAGCTTGGGAGGCTTAACGTCAACGCCTTGGAAACTGTCCCAGCCCAACAGTTTTGACGCACAGCGCCACAGCTTGCTGTCCGGCTCAGGCATGTAATAGATCGCGTAGCGCGCCTTGGCCATAGAGGCCCCCTTTTTATTGAGCTTAGTACGCCCGTTCGCCAGCGCACCAGACTTGATTGACCAAGGGCATTTTATCCGCCATGCGCACGCGCACCAAATCGGCGCGTTTGCCCGGCGCAATTTCACCGCGATCCGTCAAGTTTGCCGCGTCGGCCGGGTTGACGGTCGCCGTGCGAACAGCTTCGGGCAAATGAATGCCGTCGACCTCTTGGCACATGGTGAAAATGCCCTGCAATATGGAGCCGGGATAATAGTCGGACGACAGAATGTCCATGGCCCCTTCTTGGGCCAATTCTCGCGCAGAAATGTTACCGGAATGTGACTTGCCACGGACCATGTTCGGTGCGCCCATGAGGATGTGAAGCCCCTCATCGCGGGCCGCACGGGCGGCTTCGATGGTTGTGGGAAATTCAGAAATGCTGACCCCTTCGCCTTTGGCTTCGTCCACGTGGGACAGGGTGGCGTCATCGTGGCTGGCGAGGGGCAGGTTGTGCGCTTTGCTGATTTCAACGATCTTGTCGCGGTTGGGTGCGCTGAATTTTTCCGACGTTTCGATGTGCTCTTTGATAAACGCGTCCATCTTTTCCGGCGAGAAGTGATATTTGCCCTGATAATATTCGCGATATTTTTCAATGTCGGCAAATTGACGTTGCCCCGGTGCGTGGTCCATCAAGGATACCAGCTTGACCAAGTCGTGGTGTGCAAATGGCTCAAACAAATCGACCACGGTCTCAAAGCTCAACTCACAACGCATGTGCAGGTAGTGATCTGCGCGAAACAGGCCTTTGCTTTTTACATCGGTGATGGTTTCAGACATATCCTTCAACTGCGCCAAACGCGTGGATCCATCCAAGATGGCGCCAACGGCCAAAGCATCGAACACCGTGGTGATGCCCGCACCGATCACTTGCACATCATGCGCCACCGCAGCCGGCAAAGACGGCCAGCGCACGCCGGGGCGCGGCGTGAAGCTTTTTTCCATATTGTCGGTGTGCAGCTCGATCAAGCCGGGGATCAGGTAATCGCCGTCCAAGTCTTGGGCTATTGGCAAAGAGGTGTTGCCGCGTTCCACCGAAACGATACGCCC carries:
- a CDS encoding c-type cytochrome domain-containing protein, with amino-acid sequence MKPLKTLTNRLLKLSAALVATLSAHTAVAADTSYKADVQPIFDTYCVECHNANGVGTLASGLRLDSYEGVMAGTKHGKIIVPGDPLTSNLMAVLEGRTDASISMPHNDKRDMTKEDRRILRKWIVGGATKADYAGRPSQVIQELCLDCHIAGGSGYEASGLNMTTYESLMKGTKHGPIIVPGDPVTSNIMVLIEGRAAGGLKMPHNEQGEPNKAERKKLRSWIVQGAKNN
- a CDS encoding class I SAM-dependent methyltransferase, which codes for MPLRDHYDAHVLPHLIDVAMRAPMASREREQLIPQASGSVLEIGAGSGLNMPHYSAEVTHLLALEPNHKLRAKAARKAGATSFPVEFISLKGEDLSLEAASVDTIVTTWTLCSIADVEKALAGMFRVLKPGGQLLFVEHGRAPTERLARWQDRLTPAWSCFAGGCRLNRRPDQLIAEAGFEIEQMEQGFLDGPKLLTYHYKGLARRA
- a CDS encoding DUF1045 domain-containing protein encodes the protein MAKARYAIYYMPEPDSKLWRCASKLLGWDSFQGVDVKPPKLDGIKPERLREITASARHYGFHGTLKPPFYLSKTTDRAMLDEALEAFAAGQKPFKVPALELAELDGFIALRPKKACEDLDAFAKTCVKSFDNFRAPPSAEETQKRLKADLTKSQKKMLDKWGYPYVMDEFRFHMTLSERLKDKERKTVFDAIEPEIAKVLTDKSWTFNLIALVRQKSKDEPFTVVKTYPLKPHAKSRWPLRKKK
- a CDS encoding MFS transporter, with the protein product MLKSVKTMVFKADRAVWSLAFGETLVWAGLFYIFPALLLHWETAQGWSRAELGAAMTAALVVSALCAPVMGRLIDRGWGRYVLTTCAVVGGSAVFMLGFTQSYEVFFAIWILIGLCMSGCLYEPCFAYLTHSRPRGAKQAITLVTLAAGFASTLCFPIANFLAAAFSWQTATHAFGLIVIFVAAPLLWLGTGAAHGFRRTVSHNKGQVARGPSHILRQPAFWLLAVTYTAIGLNHTMLVSHMLPILEDRGASATLAVVIASLIGPMQVFGRVAMMVFDHRVSVFFISGMTFVLLALASSSLYFAGFLLVGLLAFALFQGSGYGVTSITKPLVVAEIMGRSGFGTISGLLAVPYLMAYALAPSLAAHIWTVAGYDTVLLLCISLPIVGGVCFGFASRQNAVDAKAAAAFQDTSR
- a CDS encoding alpha-D-ribose 1-methylphosphonate 5-triphosphate diphosphatase — its product is MSSMILTNAKVVTRDEVVTGTVEVEAGRIVSVERGNTSLPIAQDLDGDYLIPGLIELHTDNMEKSFTPRPGVRWPSLPAAVAHDVQVIGAGITTVFDALAVGAILDGSTRLAQLKDMSETITDVKSKGLFRADHYLHMRCELSFETVVDLFEPFAHHDLVKLVSLMDHAPGQRQFADIEKYREYYQGKYHFSPEKMDAFIKEHIETSEKFSAPNRDKIVEISKAHNLPLASHDDATLSHVDEAKGEGVSISEFPTTIEAARAARDEGLHILMGAPNMVRGKSHSGNISARELAQEGAMDILSSDYYPGSILQGIFTMCQEVDGIHLPEAVRTATVNPADAANLTDRGEIAPGKRADLVRVRMADKMPLVNQVWCAGERAY